ACTATGTCTGGGGATATACCATTATCAATGACTTCACGGCCCGCGAGAAACAGCGCGACCATAAGCAGTTCTATATCGGCAAATCGCCGGATACATACTGTCCCATCGGGCCTGTTGCTGTGCCCAAGGAGAGACTGCCGGAGAATCTGCGTCTGCAGACGTTTGTGAATGGCGAGAAGAGACAGGATGCTACAATCGATCAGTTGATATTCAGCATCCCGAATTTGATCTCGACGCTGTCTCAGGGCCAGACGATTCAGCCTGGGGATACCATCGCAACCGGGACCCCGTATGGCGTGGGCTTTGGGTTTAGGCCAATGAAGTTTCTCAAGGCTGGTGATGAGGTGAAAGTCTCGGTGACTGGTCTGGGGACGCTCGCCAACCACATGGCAGCCCTCGATGCAATTAACCCAACAATCGAACGTATCAACACCACTTCCTCAATCCCAGGCTCCAACCAGAAGACCAGAAACAACAACGGCCTCGTCAACATCGGAACGAAGAACCTCTTCTACCAATTCCGCGGCCAGCCCGACGGCAACCCCATAATCTTCATCCACGGCCTCGGCGGCTCCTCTGCCTACTTCACCCCCTTGGTCGACACACTATCAAAAACACACGCCTGCCATCTCACAGACCTCGAAGGCCACGGCCTCTCCCCGACAAACGGGCTAAGCAGCCTCACAATCGCCTCTCTGGCATCTGACATCCAAACCCTTTACACGACCGTCTCAAGCCAGTCCGAAAAACCAGTCACCATAATCGCCCACTCAATGGGCTGTCTCGTCGCCCTCAAActcgccctctcctcctttcaAGCCCCGATATcaaacctcatcctcctcgggccccctccctccccgcTCCCCGCGTCAGCAAGTACCGCGACATACGCCCGCGCCGAAACAGTACGCAGGGACGGCATGCTCGCGGTCACAGACGCAATCGTCAACGCGGGCCTTTCACAGCGTACAAAGGCGCAGAACCCGCTTGCTGTAACTGCCACGCGGCTGTCGCTGCTTGGCCAGGATGCGGAGGGGTATGCGAAGGCTTGTATGGCACTTGCACGGTCGGCTGAGGAGACTCTGGATGTAGAGGGGGTGGCGGGGGGTACGAGGACGTTGATTGTGACGGGGACGGATGATGCGGTTAGCCCGCCTGCCTTATGTGAGAAGTATGCGCAGAGGattgggaatgggaatggaaaTGGACCAGCaaaggtggtggtgttggagggtGTAGGGCATTGGCATTTGCTTGAGGATGTGACCAAGACTACAGACGCGGTTTATGAGTTTCTGGGTGTATAGACCGTGGACTAAACAGTGGATATTTGCTGCATTTACAGACAGCCTCTGGCCATCAATTTAAATGTTATATAACTACACACTCCAGAACTAAGCAGCCCACTCAATCAACCTCTTAAGAAGACTCTTCTTACCCCCCTCCTCAAGGGTATAAGTATCCGTCTCCAGATCCACCTCATGCAGCTTCACAATCTTCGTCCGCTTGATGATCTTCCAGCCCAAAAACATAATCAACATAACCGGCAGTTCCACATAAAAGCTGACGAAACTGACACCGTCGAATCTCGGGCTGAAACAGGTCCACCCCTGCACGAGCACAATCA
The nucleotide sequence above comes from Aspergillus puulaauensis MK2 DNA, chromosome 3, nearly complete sequence. Encoded proteins:
- a CDS encoding bifunctional fumarylacetoacetate hydrolase/alpha/beta hydrolase family protein (COG:Q;~EggNog:ENOG410PI1V;~InterPro:IPR000073,IPR036663,IPR029058,IPR011234;~MEROPS:MER0044578;~PFAM:PF12146,PF01557,PF12697,PF00975;~go_function: GO:0003824 - catalytic activity [Evidence IEA]); this translates as MASPQLNYCAYVDPSSGDRIGHLDLQTEHIQPLSFTSGTRINNLYQVIEAGEANILPSREDPIPLSQVKFLPTISGRDILAVGKNYAEHAKEFNSSGFDSSDKVDQPSTPVIFTKRATSIIAHGEDVLLHPDFTQTPDYEGEIGVIVGKAGYKIPEAQAMDYVWGYTIINDFTAREKQRDHKQFYIGKSPDTYCPIGPVAVPKERLPENLRLQTFVNGEKRQDATIDQLIFSIPNLISTLSQGQTIQPGDTIATGTPYGVGFGFRPMKFLKAGDEVKVSVTGLGTLANHMAALDAINPTIERINTTSSIPGSNQKTRNNNGLVNIGTKNLFYQFRGQPDGNPIIFIHGLGGSSAYFTPLVDTLSKTHACHLTDLEGHGLSPTNGLSSLTIASLASDIQTLYTTVSSQSEKPVTIIAHSMGCLVALKLALSSFQAPISNLILLGPPPSPLPASASTATYARAETVRRDGMLAVTDAIVNAGLSQRTKAQNPLAVTATRLSLLGQDAEGYAKACMALARSAEETLDVEGVAGGTRTLIVTGTDDAVSPPALCEKYAQRIGNGNGNGPAKVVVLEGVGHWHLLEDVTKTTDAVYEFLGV